Proteins encoded by one window of Fischerella sp. PCC 9605:
- a CDS encoding FkbM family methyltransferase — translation MNSLLSLWKTVRQTLHEVRQAWSLAGDFSSRLRLVSDLVLYRILKVIDLKSRNQERTIRCSNGLVLTYRLNRGDIQSIREVWLDDAYRLPFSLKPGLVVDLGANIGLTSLWLHQQYGCDKIIAIEPNPSNAQLVRKNLINNKINATVIEAAIGPTDGVVTFESSQDSNMGRVAVNGEQATTGEQVKMISMTTLLAELPHDQEVDLVKLDIEGGEQQLLSGNLSWLKRVKAIIAEFHPEVVDYPGLIKTIQQQEFQYIPAHTLDHDNMDAFVRESIAASVLAG, via the coding sequence ATGAACTCGTTACTTTCTCTTTGGAAAACCGTCAGACAAACATTGCATGAAGTACGACAAGCATGGTCGTTAGCAGGCGATTTCAGTTCGCGTCTGCGTCTAGTGTCTGACTTAGTTCTCTACAGGATACTAAAAGTTATTGATCTCAAATCTCGCAATCAAGAGCGTACCATCCGCTGCTCGAATGGTCTTGTCCTCACATATCGTCTTAATCGCGGAGATATCCAAAGTATACGTGAAGTGTGGCTTGACGATGCATACCGCTTGCCATTCTCCCTCAAGCCCGGTTTAGTAGTTGACCTTGGTGCAAACATTGGTTTGACAAGTCTGTGGCTACACCAGCAATATGGATGTGACAAGATTATCGCCATAGAGCCAAATCCGAGTAACGCTCAGCTAGTACGTAAAAATCTTATCAACAATAAAATTAATGCCACTGTCATAGAAGCAGCGATCGGCCCAACTGATGGGGTAGTCACTTTTGAGTCATCCCAAGATTCCAATATGGGAAGAGTGGCTGTAAATGGAGAACAAGCCACAACAGGGGAGCAGGTGAAAATGATATCTATGACAACGCTGCTTGCTGAACTGCCTCACGATCAAGAAGTGGACTTGGTCAAGCTGGATATAGAAGGCGGTGAGCAGCAGCTACTATCAGGCAATCTCTCGTGGCTGAAGAGAGTGAAGGCAATCATTGCAGAGTTCCACCCAGAAGTAGTAGATTATCCAGGTTTAATTAAAACTATACAGCAACAAGAATTCCAATACATCCCCGCTCATACCCTAGACCATGATAATATGGATGCTTTTGTGCGTGAATCCATAGCAGCGAGTGTCTTGGCAGGGTAA
- a CDS encoding NAD-dependent epimerase/dehydratase family protein, producing MNSKSLLVTGSSGLIGSEVCTYFSAQGWMVHGVDNNSRAAFFGPSGDTRWNQKRLEDELSNFKHHELDIRDRAGVLKLIEELKPTAIVHTAAQPSHDRAAQIPFDDFDTNAVGTMNLLEATRRYTPETIFVHMSTNKVYGDAPNELPLKELDTRWEYARESDYNGIAENFRIDQSKHSLFGASKVAADIMVQEYGRYFGIRSCCLRGGCLTGPNHSGVELHGFLSYLIKCNLEGKKYFVYGYKGKQVRDNIHSLDVARFIEAFIENPRVAEVYNLGGGRGNSCSILEAFSLAEAVSGKKMVWEYVDKNREGDHICYISDLTKMKAHYPNWDLTKSLDDIFSEIHLGWLKRQTV from the coding sequence ATGAATTCCAAGTCTCTTTTAGTCACAGGTTCATCAGGTCTAATTGGTTCAGAGGTTTGTACCTATTTTTCAGCCCAGGGCTGGATGGTTCATGGCGTTGACAATAATAGTCGGGCTGCCTTTTTCGGGCCAAGCGGCGATACTCGTTGGAACCAAAAACGATTAGAAGATGAATTGAGTAACTTTAAGCATCATGAACTTGACATCCGCGATCGCGCTGGCGTACTCAAACTAATTGAAGAATTAAAACCAACAGCAATTGTACATACCGCCGCCCAACCATCCCACGACCGGGCTGCACAAATACCCTTTGATGATTTCGATACCAATGCTGTCGGTACGATGAATTTGCTGGAAGCAACACGACGCTATACTCCCGAAACCATTTTCGTACACATGTCAACAAACAAAGTGTATGGAGATGCTCCCAACGAGTTACCACTAAAAGAGTTGGACACTCGTTGGGAATACGCACGCGAATCAGACTATAACGGTATAGCTGAAAACTTCCGCATCGATCAATCCAAACACTCTCTGTTTGGAGCCTCTAAAGTTGCAGCCGATATTATGGTGCAAGAATACGGACGATATTTTGGTATCAGAAGCTGTTGCTTGCGTGGGGGTTGCCTGACTGGCCCAAATCACTCTGGTGTAGAATTGCATGGATTTTTGAGCTACCTAATCAAGTGCAATTTAGAAGGCAAAAAGTATTTCGTTTACGGTTACAAAGGTAAGCAAGTCAGGGACAACATCCACTCATTGGATGTAGCCAGATTTATTGAAGCCTTCATCGAAAATCCCAGAGTTGCAGAGGTTTATAACCTAGGTGGAGGTCGGGGTAATAGTTGTTCTATTCTAGAAGCTTTTTCTTTAGCTGAAGCAGTTTCTGGCAAAAAAATGGTGTGGGAATACGTCGATAAAAATCGCGAAGGCGACCATATCTGCTACATCAGCGATTTAACTAAAATGAAAGCTCACTACCCAAATTGGGATCTAACTAAAAGTCTGGATGATATCTTCAGCGAGATTCATCTAGGCTGGTTAAAACGTCAAACAGTTTAA
- a CDS encoding glycosyltransferase, with protein sequence MKKVLLITTFLPNIGGGSVILRSLIPALKEKGIDVEWIYLTEKEVDFPEAKRLGEGLMGGKLLKDIVNSGLLWHGIKTPQLNSTINKILSLKADAYWVIGHSDGILIAKELARRTSIPVHLTIHDDLVGGWFGRTRRYRWLSKQAKKVFAEAMHAVNSVDVVSESMRRYYQQMLGVDSVVVHRYLPSLPKLESKPSEQNTLVVGHIGSIYSADEFRLFCQALENYGKQQKLSVKFIVIGADRRFLPTDFSELIVDIPQLTENEAIAKLAQCHFMYAMYPFDNAFAIFRQTSLPTKVTTYIQVQRPILAHTPTDSSLAEIVNTHRLGITTEALSVADLTEAIARICEYKLSDRAFELAHNGLFGMENVNRMVACLDKNA encoded by the coding sequence ATGAAAAAAGTTTTACTCATCACAACTTTTTTGCCAAATATAGGCGGTGGTTCGGTAATTTTAAGGAGCTTGATTCCGGCCTTAAAAGAAAAAGGTATTGATGTTGAATGGATTTATTTGACTGAAAAAGAAGTAGATTTCCCAGAAGCCAAACGACTTGGAGAAGGGTTAATGGGAGGAAAATTACTCAAAGATATTGTTAATAGTGGATTACTTTGGCACGGAATCAAAACTCCCCAACTAAATAGCACAATCAACAAAATTCTTTCTCTCAAAGCCGATGCTTACTGGGTGATTGGACATAGTGACGGGATTTTAATTGCTAAGGAACTTGCTCGCAGAACAAGTATTCCCGTACATTTGACGATTCACGACGATTTAGTTGGTGGGTGGTTTGGCAGAACTCGCCGCTATCGATGGCTATCAAAACAAGCGAAAAAGGTGTTCGCGGAAGCGATGCACGCTGTTAATTCAGTGGATGTAGTCAGCGAAAGCATGCGCCGCTATTATCAGCAAATGTTGGGCGTTGACTCTGTTGTTGTGCATCGTTATTTGCCGAGTTTACCTAAGCTGGAATCAAAACCAAGCGAACAAAATACATTAGTTGTTGGACATATCGGTTCGATTTATTCTGCTGATGAATTTCGCCTGTTTTGTCAGGCTTTAGAGAACTACGGTAAACAGCAAAAATTATCAGTTAAGTTTATTGTCATTGGTGCAGATCGTAGGTTTTTACCCACAGATTTTTCGGAACTCATTGTAGATATACCGCAACTGACTGAAAATGAAGCGATCGCCAAATTAGCTCAGTGTCATTTCATGTATGCAATGTATCCTTTTGACAACGCATTTGCGATTTTTCGTCAGACCAGCTTACCAACAAAAGTTACTACCTATATACAAGTGCAAAGACCTATCCTCGCACATACCCCAACTGACAGCAGCCTCGCAGAAATTGTTAATACCCACAGATTAGGAATTACCACAGAGGCTTTGAGTGTAGCTGACCTAACTGAAGCGATCGCACGGATTTGTGAATATAAACTCAGCGATCGCGCTTTTGAGTTGGCACATAACGGTTTGTTTGGTATGGAAAACGTCAATCGCATGGTCGCTTGTCTGGATAAAAATGCATAG
- a CDS encoding glycosyltransferase family 2 protein: protein MSEFPLVAICIPTYNQARYLVQSVTSACNQTYPNIEVWVADDASTDETPEVMAKLCQQFPQVRYYRQPKNLGIAGNNTWLLSQPQTEFIVRLDSDDVLLPNYVETLVPLLQKYPEAGYAHNAVHEIDERGENRSVRRIARTQEFQNAEDALRASVSGYRVAANICMFRSKALRELKYYENRPEFVEDYDLAVRIADAGYGNVYSNEILACYRVWTDINTPRPKRKNLQLKGYIRIFEESLQPAFQQRGWDTKVLKKQRQKFAIIHSAYCFLPIYNQQERDELVGLLKQLGDSTALRLRIFLLSLGLAPFFEWQLHTELKLKGMVKSWLSKLKTGSTVKTAEPT, encoded by the coding sequence GTGTCAGAGTTTCCCTTAGTAGCCATTTGCATTCCCACTTACAATCAAGCGCGTTACTTAGTTCAATCGGTAACTAGTGCTTGCAATCAAACCTATCCCAACATAGAAGTATGGGTTGCTGACGATGCCAGTACTGATGAGACACCAGAAGTGATGGCAAAGCTCTGTCAGCAGTTTCCGCAGGTGCGTTACTATCGGCAACCCAAAAACCTTGGTATCGCAGGTAACAATACTTGGCTTTTGAGCCAGCCACAAACAGAATTTATTGTGCGCTTAGACTCCGATGATGTGTTGTTGCCAAATTATGTAGAGACTTTAGTCCCACTACTGCAAAAATATCCAGAAGCTGGTTATGCTCATAACGCTGTTCACGAAATAGACGAGCGTGGAGAAAATCGCTCTGTGCGGCGCATCGCCAGAACCCAAGAGTTTCAGAACGCTGAAGATGCATTGCGAGCCTCAGTTTCTGGCTATCGCGTGGCGGCAAACATTTGTATGTTTAGAAGCAAGGCATTAAGAGAATTAAAGTATTATGAAAACCGCCCAGAATTTGTTGAAGATTACGATTTAGCAGTCAGAATAGCAGATGCTGGTTATGGTAATGTTTATAGCAACGAAATATTAGCTTGCTATCGCGTCTGGACAGACATAAATACACCACGTCCCAAACGAAAAAATCTGCAATTGAAAGGATACATCCGCATTTTTGAAGAAAGCTTGCAGCCTGCCTTTCAGCAGCGGGGCTGGGATACAAAAGTGCTGAAGAAACAGCGCCAAAAGTTTGCGATTATACATTCAGCTTACTGTTTTCTGCCCATCTACAATCAACAAGAACGCGATGAACTGGTGGGATTATTGAAACAATTAGGTGATTCAACTGCATTGCGACTGCGTATATTTTTATTGTCTTTGGGTCTAGCTCCATTCTTTGAATGGCAGCTACACACAGAATTAAAGTTAAAAGGTATGGTCAAGAGTTGGTTAAGTAAACTCAAGACTGGTTCCACAGTTAAAACAGCAGAACCAACGTAA
- a CDS encoding glycosyltransferase family 2 protein, which translates to MMTITAIIPTYRRPKDLTRCLEALKQQTRPADEVLVTVRDIDNDTWALFKESNFHPLPIRTLTVTVSGVVAALNAALDAAKGDIITVTDDDAAPHPDWLERIETYYLSDDRLGGVGGRDWVYWQGKLLDHGDTELVGQLQWFGRVIGNHHRGVGTAREVDILKGVNMSFRRSAIAEAQLRFDERMLGTGAQVNFEMALCLALKRNGWKLVFDPAIAVDHYPAQRFDEDKRDRLNEVALVNAVHNETLVLLEHLPPERRAVFMAWAILVGTQESLGFVQCLRFLPKEGKLAVRKWLTSLRGRWLGLQTWQQCLREASKKEITSK; encoded by the coding sequence ATGATGACCATCACTGCCATCATTCCCACCTATCGTCGCCCTAAAGACTTAACTCGTTGTTTAGAAGCACTCAAACAACAAACTCGCCCAGCAGATGAAGTGCTGGTGACAGTGCGAGACATCGATAACGACACTTGGGCATTATTCAAAGAATCAAACTTTCATCCCTTGCCAATCCGTACTCTCACTGTCACGGTTTCAGGAGTAGTTGCAGCTCTCAATGCAGCTTTAGATGCTGCCAAAGGCGATATCATCACAGTCACTGATGATGATGCTGCACCTCATCCTGATTGGCTAGAACGGATCGAAACATATTATTTGTCAGATGACCGCTTAGGTGGTGTGGGTGGACGAGACTGGGTGTACTGGCAAGGTAAATTGTTAGATCATGGCGATACTGAATTAGTCGGTCAACTTCAGTGGTTTGGGCGTGTAATTGGCAACCATCACAGAGGTGTAGGAACAGCCCGTGAGGTAGACATACTTAAGGGTGTAAATATGAGTTTCCGCCGGAGTGCGATCGCCGAAGCCCAACTTCGCTTTGATGAGCGGATGCTGGGTACAGGAGCGCAGGTGAACTTCGAGATGGCCTTATGCTTGGCATTGAAGCGCAATGGCTGGAAGCTTGTTTTCGATCCGGCGATCGCAGTGGATCACTATCCAGCACAACGTTTTGACGAGGATAAGCGAGACAGATTAAATGAGGTCGCTCTTGTGAACGCCGTACACAATGAAACCTTAGTTTTGCTGGAACACTTACCGCCTGAACGTCGTGCAGTGTTTATGGCATGGGCTATACTGGTGGGTACGCAAGAATCTTTAGGTTTCGTGCAGTGTTTGCGATTCTTGCCCAAGGAAGGAAAATTGGCTGTAAGAAAATGGCTGACATCCCTCCGGGGTCGCTGGCTGGGTTTGCAAACTTGGCAGCAATGTCTGCGGGAAGCCTCAAAAAAAGAGATAACTAGTAAATAG
- a CDS encoding cytochrome P450, with translation MKLPDGPRTPAFVQLIQVLFRPLEFLEENAKRYGDCFTSRITGFPPLIVVSHPQALQQIMTADSKLFESGPANKIFHFIVGDDSLLLLDGDRHQRKRRLLTPPFHGERMRTYGKLICDITEKVTDNWTIGKSFIARSALQEISLRVILRAVFGVDEGERFEELRQLFSQMLDNFDSPVKSGFLFLKTLQKDLGPWSPWGSFVRQRERIDELIYAEIQERRQQSDTSGEDILSLMMSACDEAGRSMTDRELRDELITLLLAGHETTASALAWALYWIHKLPTVCDKLLKELENISDDTDPSEIARLPYLTAVCQETLRIYPIALFTFSRILKAPFQLMGYDFEPGTYLSPCIYLTHQREDIYPEPKQFKPERFLERQFSPYEYMPFGGGNRRCLGMAFAQFEMKLVLATILTRWQLDLADHRPVRAVRRGLATTPGGGVSMVVTGKKVKAPNLVSC, from the coding sequence ATGAAACTCCCTGATGGCCCGCGTACACCAGCCTTCGTACAACTAATTCAGGTGCTCTTTCGCCCTTTAGAATTCTTAGAAGAGAATGCAAAGCGCTATGGAGACTGCTTTACATCTCGAATAACTGGCTTTCCCCCATTAATAGTTGTTAGCCACCCACAAGCACTTCAGCAAATCATGACTGCTGACTCCAAACTATTTGAGTCTGGGCCAGCTAACAAAATTTTCCATTTTATAGTAGGAGATGACTCGCTGTTATTATTAGATGGCGATCGCCACCAACGCAAGCGACGTCTGTTAACTCCTCCCTTTCATGGCGAGAGAATGCGAACCTATGGCAAGCTAATTTGTGACATCACCGAGAAAGTCACCGATAACTGGACTATTGGTAAATCTTTCATCGCCCGTTCCGCCCTGCAAGAAATTTCGCTGCGAGTCATCCTTCGTGCTGTTTTTGGCGTTGATGAGGGAGAACGTTTCGAGGAATTGCGACAACTATTCAGTCAGATGCTGGATAATTTTGACTCACCTGTCAAGTCTGGTTTCCTGTTTCTGAAGACGCTGCAAAAAGATTTAGGCCCTTGGAGTCCTTGGGGAAGCTTTGTCCGTCAACGAGAGCGAATTGACGAACTTATTTATGCTGAAATTCAGGAACGTCGTCAGCAATCCGATACTTCTGGTGAAGATATCTTAAGTTTAATGATGTCGGCTTGTGATGAAGCAGGACGGTCAATGACAGATCGAGAATTACGCGATGAATTGATTACATTACTGTTGGCAGGTCATGAAACCACCGCTTCTGCTTTAGCATGGGCATTATATTGGATTCACAAGCTACCAACAGTCTGCGATAAACTACTGAAGGAATTGGAAAACATCAGCGACGATACAGATCCCAGTGAAATTGCTCGGCTACCTTATCTCACAGCAGTTTGCCAAGAGACATTGCGTATATATCCTATTGCTTTATTTACTTTCAGTCGCATTTTGAAAGCACCATTTCAACTGATGGGCTACGACTTTGAGCCAGGTACGTATTTATCTCCTTGTATTTATTTGACCCACCAGCGCGAGGATATATACCCAGAACCGAAGCAGTTTAAGCCAGAGCGTTTTTTGGAACGCCAATTTTCACCTTATGAATATATGCCCTTTGGGGGCGGCAACCGTCGCTGTCTGGGTATGGCGTTTGCCCAGTTTGAAATGAAACTTGTACTGGCAACTATTTTGACACGCTGGCAACTGGATCTAGCCGATCATCGTCCGGTACGTGCTGTGCGTCGTGGTCTTGCTACCACACCAGGTGGTGGTGTGTCAATGGTAGTGACAGGAAAAAAGGTGAAAGCCCCCAATCTAGTAAGCTGTTAG
- a CDS encoding cytochrome P450 gives MKLPNGPQTPQLVQILQWILNPMTYMEDCARRYGDIFTLQLTSPMVFVSNPQALQQILTRDTKEFEAPGEPLFLPTLGEHSVITVSGEVHRRQRQLLMPPFHGDRMRAYAQVINKVTEEIISQWQIGKPFCVRSAMQAITMRIIMQAVFGLYDSPRAQALEDILKIMLDRGGSSPLRALMLYFPALQRDLGSLTPWGTFLRRREQAYKLLYEEIQERREQADSSRTDILSLLIAARDEAGQPMTDAELSDELMTLLVAGHETTATALTWALYWIHKLPAVREKLLQELDSLGDRPDSNSVLKLPYLNAVCYETLRIYPVAMLTFARVVKQPLSLCGYELEPGTQVMGSIYLTHQREDLYPEPKQFKPERFLERQFSPYEFLPFGGGAKRCIGDAFAQFEMKLVLATILSRLELALVDNSDVQPRRRGLVTGPNRPIQMVVKDRHQVQSRTLETISG, from the coding sequence ATGAAATTACCAAACGGCCCGCAAACTCCACAATTGGTACAAATTCTCCAGTGGATTTTAAATCCTATGACGTATATGGAAGACTGTGCTAGACGCTATGGGGACATCTTTACATTGCAGCTGACAAGTCCTATGGTTTTTGTGAGTAACCCCCAAGCGCTACAGCAGATACTAACTAGAGACACTAAAGAGTTTGAAGCTCCCGGAGAACCGCTTTTTTTACCAACATTAGGTGAGCATTCTGTAATTACTGTCAGTGGTGAAGTGCATCGGCGTCAACGCCAGTTGTTGATGCCTCCTTTTCATGGTGACAGAATGCGAGCCTACGCACAAGTAATTAACAAGGTTACAGAAGAAATCATTAGCCAATGGCAAATCGGTAAACCCTTTTGCGTGCGATCTGCCATGCAGGCTATTACTATGCGGATAATCATGCAAGCTGTGTTTGGGCTATATGATAGTCCTCGTGCCCAAGCACTGGAAGATATTTTGAAAATAATGCTGGATAGGGGCGGAAGTTCTCCCTTGAGGGCGCTAATGCTTTATTTCCCAGCATTGCAAAGGGATTTAGGCTCGCTAACTCCTTGGGGAACTTTTCTGCGCCGCCGAGAGCAAGCTTATAAACTTTTGTACGAAGAAATTCAGGAACGTCGAGAGCAAGCAGACTCATCTCGCACAGATATTCTTAGCTTATTAATCGCAGCACGGGATGAAGCAGGTCAGCCTATGACCGATGCAGAGTTAAGTGATGAATTGATGACCTTGTTGGTAGCTGGTCATGAAACCACAGCAACAGCCTTGACTTGGGCATTATATTGGATTCACAAATTGCCAGCAGTACGCGAAAAGCTACTGCAAGAACTTGATTCCCTTGGCGATCGCCCTGACTCCAACAGTGTTTTGAAATTACCCTATCTAAATGCCGTTTGTTACGAAACCTTGCGAATTTACCCTGTAGCAATGCTCACTTTTGCCCGCGTAGTAAAACAACCCCTATCCCTATGTGGTTATGAACTTGAACCAGGTACACAGGTAATGGGATCTATTTATCTCACACACCAACGCGAAGATTTATACCCTGAGCCTAAGCAATTTAAACCAGAACGCTTTTTAGAAAGGCAATTTTCACCCTATGAATTTTTGCCATTTGGGGGTGGTGCAAAACGCTGTATTGGTGACGCCTTTGCTCAATTTGAAATGAAATTGGTACTAGCAACCATCCTCTCGCGCTTGGAATTGGCACTGGTGGATAACTCAGATGTGCAACCTAGACGGCGTGGTTTGGTAACAGGGCCAAATCGCCCCATCCAAATGGTTGTGAAAGATCGGCATCAGGTTCAGTCTCGAACTCTAGAGACTATTTCTGGTTGA
- a CDS encoding transposase, whose product MFCSYLGWRHIKVTERRTKVDFAICMKELVDIHFADADLIRLVMDNLNTHTIAALYEVFAPDEPRRIAKNLEIHHTPKHGKHIDTKKPSEPALSQPCGLGRPPRETLKEN is encoded by the coding sequence ATTTTTTGCTCCTATTTAGGATGGAGACACATCAAAGTCACAGAGCGTCGTACGAAAGTAGATTTTGCAATTTGTATGAAAGAATTGGTCGATATCCATTTTGCCGATGCCGATTTAATTCGATTGGTAATGGATAACTTAAACACTCATACAATCGCTGCCTTATATGAAGTTTTTGCACCAGATGAGCCCAGACGAATTGCCAAAAATTTAGAGATTCATCATACTCCGAAACATGGTAAGCACATAGACACAAAAAAACCGAGCGAGCCAGCCTTGTCCCAGCCCTGCGGGCTGGGACGACCTCCACGAGAGACTTTAAAGGAAAACTAA
- a CDS encoding helix-turn-helix domain-containing protein, which produces MAADGKKDETIAQALHVSVATVERTRKQFVCENLKETLKEKKRPGKPRKLTNFAEAYLIATTCSDAPAGSTRWTLRMLADQLVSLEIVDSLSKSTVGRILKKTN; this is translated from the coding sequence ATGGCAGCAGATGGCAAGAAGGATGAGACAATAGCACAAGCGTTACATGTGTCTGTGGCCACAGTGGAGCGAACTCGTAAACAGTTCGTTTGTGAAAATTTAAAAGAAACATTAAAAGAGAAAAAGCGTCCAGGTAAGCCAAGAAAGTTAACTAATTTTGCGGAAGCATACTTAATAGCAACAACTTGTAGTGATGCACCTGCTGGGAGTACACGTTGGACTTTAAGAATGTTAGCAGACCAGCTTGTGAGTCTAGAAATAGTGGATAGCTTGAGTAAAAGTACAGTTGGTCGAATCTTAAAAAAAACGAACTGA
- a CDS encoding winged helix-turn-helix transcriptional regulator: MKAEAENHNRLTCEVETTLKVIGGRWKVLIIRELMAGVRRFGELQRTLPGITQKMLTQQLREMEEDGIIHRQVYAQIPPKVEYSLTPLGESLKPILYAMHDWAVQHFSQINHQKLRDRGDASSGLSH, translated from the coding sequence ATGAAAGCTGAAGCAGAAAATCACAACAGACTCACGTGCGAAGTGGAAACCACGCTGAAGGTGATAGGCGGACGCTGGAAAGTATTGATTATTAGAGAACTAATGGCTGGAGTCAGACGTTTTGGCGAGTTGCAGCGAACATTGCCAGGGATCACGCAAAAAATGCTGACGCAGCAACTCAGGGAAATGGAAGAAGATGGTATTATTCATCGTCAGGTGTATGCACAAATACCCCCAAAGGTGGAATATTCGCTCACTCCTTTAGGGGAAAGTCTTAAACCAATTCTCTATGCGATGCACGACTGGGCTGTTCAGCACTTCAGTCAAATTAATCACCAGAAACTTCGCGATCGAGGAGATGCATCTAGTGGTCTGTCCCATTAA
- a CDS encoding PEP-CTERM sorting domain-containing protein: MTKFQIRKRLRQATAKGKTVFLGLGTVSTVVTLGVLSPSTSFAATIVSTELVLSVDVSGSVNSSEFNLQRQGYANAFRNPTIQEQIAALPGGIATTLSYWGSNAEQSLPWFHITDAASANAFADAIAATTRPFSGATGIANAIDFAKNLLDTNDYDGNRKVIDVSGDGRDNVSGLAKLQAARDNAVNAGVVINGLPILSNRSDLDKYYQDNVIGGSGSFTIPANDFSNFEKAVTQKIGREIVESKKPVPEPLTILGSLAAGSMGVALRRKKMQQSKSVEKA; the protein is encoded by the coding sequence ATGACAAAATTTCAAATTAGAAAGAGATTACGTCAGGCTACAGCTAAGGGGAAAACTGTTTTTCTTGGTTTGGGAACCGTCTCAACCGTGGTGACGCTGGGTGTATTATCTCCATCTACATCTTTCGCTGCCACTATTGTTAGTACCGAACTAGTACTCTCTGTTGACGTTTCTGGGAGCGTTAATAGCAGTGAGTTCAACTTACAGCGACAAGGTTACGCAAACGCATTTAGGAATCCCACAATTCAGGAGCAAATCGCAGCCTTGCCAGGAGGTATTGCAACAACTTTATCCTATTGGGGTAGTAATGCAGAACAGTCTTTACCTTGGTTCCATATCACTGATGCTGCTAGTGCTAATGCTTTTGCTGATGCAATCGCAGCTACTACAAGACCATTTTCTGGTGCGACTGGTATTGCTAATGCCATTGACTTTGCGAAGAATCTCCTCGACACAAACGATTATGATGGCAACAGAAAAGTAATTGATGTGTCTGGTGATGGAAGGGATAATGTTTCCGGTCTTGCAAAGCTTCAAGCCGCACGAGATAACGCAGTTAACGCTGGGGTTGTTATCAATGGTTTACCAATCTTAAGTAATCGGTCAGACCTTGATAAATACTACCAAGACAACGTGATCGGGGGTTCAGGTTCCTTTACAATTCCAGCAAATGACTTCTCAAACTTTGAGAAAGCTGTCACACAGAAGATAGGACGTGAGATTGTCGAATCTAAAAAACCAGTCCCGGAACCCTTAACTATCCTCGGCTCCCTCGCCGCTGGTAGTATGGGTGTAGCTCTGCGCCGGAAAAAGATGCAACAAAGCAAAAGTGTAGAGAAAGCTTAA
- a CDS encoding class I SAM-dependent methyltransferase has translation MANKTLGLEKHLYDYLLSVSLREPEVLSKLRQETAQHPMAAMQIAPEQGQFMALLVKLIGAKKTLDIGVFTGYSSLVVALALPPDGKVIACDVDEEPTSIARRYWQQAGVANKIDLHIAPALETLEKLLAAGEAETFDFAFIDADKSNYDNYYELALQLVRRGGLIAIDNVLWSGQVADPQVQDNRTKKIRALNQKLHQDQRVTISMLPIADGLTLAMKN, from the coding sequence ATGGCGAATAAAACGCTTGGACTGGAAAAACATCTTTATGACTACTTGCTCTCAGTATCTCTGCGAGAACCAGAAGTTTTGAGCAAACTGCGCCAAGAAACAGCACAGCATCCCATGGCCGCAATGCAGATTGCACCTGAGCAGGGACAGTTTATGGCGTTGTTGGTGAAGTTAATAGGAGCAAAGAAAACTTTAGATATCGGTGTATTTACTGGTTACAGTTCTCTGGTGGTAGCATTGGCATTACCACCAGATGGCAAAGTCATTGCCTGTGATGTTGATGAAGAACCTACGTCAATAGCCCGTCGCTACTGGCAGCAAGCAGGTGTAGCAAATAAAATTGACTTGCATATTGCCCCAGCCCTAGAAACTCTAGAAAAATTGCTGGCAGCAGGAGAAGCAGAAACATTTGATTTTGCCTTCATTGACGCTGATAAAAGCAACTATGATAATTATTACGAACTAGCTTTGCAACTTGTGCGTCGGGGAGGGCTGATTGCGATCGATAATGTGCTGTGGTCAGGTCAAGTTGCAGATCCCCAAGTGCAGGATAATAGAACTAAAAAAATTCGTGCTTTGAATCAGAAGTTGCATCAAGACCAAAGAGTAACTATCAGTATGCTGCCAATTGCTGATGGGTTGACATTAGCAATGAAAAATTAA